The sequence cgggtcaacacgatcaatggccgctgctcctacaacaggacgcctcctataatgatgcgggtcctactcaacgggatatttgtcaacatggagctggatacgggagcgagtcaatctctcatgggcgctcaacaatttgaataactatggccgcataaaagagacagaccaaaactcacaagggtcgacaccaaactaaggacctataccaaagaaatcgtaccagtcctcggcagcgtcatgctctctgtcacacacaaagggacagtaaaccgacttcccctgtggattgtccctggagacccccccagcactgctggggagaagctggctggcaaaactaaactggaaatggggtgatgtccatgccatgtcattagaggaacggacctcctgctcaacagttataaagcgatttgaatatctctttcagccaggtgtgggcactttcaaaggtgccaaagtcaaaatctacatcacacaggatgctagattggtccatcacaaggccagagctgtaccctatgtgatgagggaaaagattgaacacgaactagacaggttctgcgggaaggcattatatcacctgtggaatctagcgactgggcaagtcccatcgtcccagtcatgaagcctgatggatccgtacgaatctgtggggactacaaatctatcataaacagagtctttCTACAGGACCGgtacccgctgcccaaagcggaggacttatttgccacattggctggaggtaaacttttctcaaaattagacgcaatatgacgcaagaattgaccgaggaatccaagctactcaccaccatcaacacatatcgaggccttttcatgtacaatcgatgcccattcggcatcaggtcggcagctgccatattccagcgcaacatggagagtctgctcaagtccatcccggggacggttgtatttcaagacgacatacttatcacgggcagggacaccgactcccatctccgtaatttggaggaagtactaaagtggttggatcaggtaggcggacttggagctctgcgtccaaaggtgcaccatttgtgcccaactcagcaatgctccaCTGAGCCccaggccctggcctaccaaaccgtggtcgctggtgcacgtagactatgcaggcctattcatgggcaaaatgttcctcgtagttgtagatgcattttcaaagtggatcgaatgcaccattttaaactcgagcacaacctccaccactgtggagagcctcgcaaccacgtttgcaacgcacagaatccctgacatattggtcagtgacaatggtccgtgcttcaccagcgcagaattccaagactttataattgaccacggcataaatcacgtcaagacggcatcattcaagccggcctccaacggccaggcggagagagcagtgcaaatcattaaagaagacatgcttaaaatctaaggtcccacgctgcaggatcgcctgtccgcactcattgactgggatcccccccgcgcaactgttgatgaaaaggactttaaaaacaaggctctcattaatcctcccagacatgcacaaaatcgttgaggcaaagtgctgtAAGCTgacagtaccatgacagaaattcgagggggagatggaatgagataggggacaaagtgtttgtactaaactatggcaggggtcccaaatggcgtgcagggacagtaacgggcaaggaaggaaacaggctactggtagtacaaatggataatggcaaaacctgccggaggcatgtagaccaagtcaaaagcaaacttaccaacaacactgcggaaaccagaggcagactacaatgtggaactcgcaccacacctggtggacagacagagggaacaacctgaggaaagggcaatcccaacggacagcccaggtgagtcaacaacaatcacaccaatcgaaacagacagcccaggcgagataccagcaaccacacccaaagaaaaacagacaccaaggcaaacaactgaaccacaactcagacgctccacgcgagagcctaGACcacctgaacctataaagacaataagaccttgggggagggtgatgtcatgtatcttacattattatatataactgtatcctaacatgctacacatgactgtaataagatatgacctgtaaccaccagcatatcttaccaccaggggtgcacttgcaagagacaagtatataaggacaggtctcaggcaagtgcagcattccagagctgtgaaataaaggtgcaggtccagagtgaccttgacttcactacatgcctcgtgtgaatctgtactgaggggacaggactttacagtttagaggtgggggggggggggggcggggcgagttccagagcttggggcccaggtaacagaaggcacggccaccaatggttgagcgattataatcagggatgctcaggagggcagaattagaggagcacagatatctcgggggggggggttgtggggctggaggagattacagagatagtgaggggcgagggccatggagggatttgaaaataaggatgagaattttgaaacaacACGAAGTGCGGCGAGATGTGGAACTGGGTCACACAGAACAAGCTGGCATTTTTGGTGCCTGGTCTGCGCTAAGCTGATCTCAGCTGTGGGACGTAGAAATTGGCCTCAGTGTGCTTCGAAGATGGAGGAAGTGGGGTGGGAAAAAACAATCAACTGGGGTTTCTCAATCGTGACCGACGTTCAGGGACGCCTCCTGGTGTGTGCATGGGCATGTGTCAGATGGGAACAGGATCATGTTCAGCTGCGACGCCCCTTTGAGTTCAATAGCCTGCTGATTTTCGTCTAGATTCACACGTGAAGAACAGCACCTGGGTGCGGTATCAGAGGATGAATGATGCCCCTGTATGATTCCAGTTtccaagaaagatttggatttatatagcgccttttatgaccactggacgtctcaaagcgctttacagccagtgaagtacttaaaaaaaaaagtgtagtcactgttgtaatgtgggaaactcggcagccaatttgcacaccgcaaactcccacaaagagcaatgtgataatggccagattatccatttttgctttgttgattgggggataaatattggccccaggacaccgggattaactcacttgctcttcttcaaaatagtgacatgggattttttacgtccacctgagagggcagacagggcctcagtttaatgtctcatctaaaagacggcacctccaacagtgcggcgctccctcagtactgcccttccgacagtgcggcactccctcagtactgcccttccgacagtgcggcgctccctcagtactgcccttccgacaatgcggcgctccctcagtaccgcccctccgacagtgcagcgctccctcagtactgcccctccgacagtgcggcgctccatcagtactgccgctccaacagtgcagcgctccatcagtactgaccctccaacaatgcggcgctctctcagtactgaccctccgacaatgcgccgctccctcagtactgcccttccaatagtgcagcgctctctcagtattgaccctccgatagtgcggcgctccctcagtatcacccctccaacagtgcagcgctccctcagtaccatccctccgacagtgcggcgctccctcattaccgcccctccgacagtgcagcgctccctcagtaccatccctccgacagtgcagcgctccctcaatactgcccctccgacagtgcagcgctccctcagtactgcccttccaatagtgcagcgctccctcagtattgcccctccgacagtgcggcgctccctcagtaccactcctccgacagtgcggcgctccctcatcactgcccctccgacagtgcagtgctccatcaatagtgaccctccgacagtgcagcgctccctcagtactgcccgtccgatagtgcggcgctccctcagtactgtacacaaatgtcggcctggattttggaaTGCGACGAACccagtcagaggtgagagtgctacccactgagccacagctgacacctgtatGATCTTAATTTTGAAGGAGTCATTATGGGCTCTTTGAACTTTCTAAAGCTTGTGGCAGTCAACCACTTTTTATTTCTACCAAAAATTCCTTCAGACCAGCAGGATCAGCAGTTTACCTCAGACTCGTCGGACACCTCATCCGATGAAGCCACATTAACGCAGCCTGCTATTCTTCATGCAGCAAGCACCCATCACACTGCAAAACGAATCAAGCAGGAAGAGAGCCCTCAACAGTCTGGACACAGTTACTCGTTCTACAGAGGTGAGGTCTTTTTGTCTACCTCTCTGTACTCAGAGCAGCTCAGCCCTAACTATCGATCAGAGCTCTCTCACTGTTTCTGCTCATTCATTGTCTCCTGTTAATAAGCTCAGTGTTTTGGCTTGTTTgaattacaaaagcaaggaagttatgatgaacctgtataaaacactggttcggcctcaactgaagtattgtgtccaattctgggcaccgcactttaggaaggatatgaaggccttggagagggtgcggaaaaaatttacaagaatggttccagggatgagggacttcaattacgttgatagactggagaaactggggttgttcaccttagagcagagacggttgagagaagatttgatcgaggtgttcaaaatcgtgaggggtctggacagagtagatcgagagaaactgttcccattggtggaaggaccgagaaccagaggacacagatttaaggtgattggcagaagaaccaaaggcgacatgaggaaaaacctttttatgcagcgagtggttaggatctggaatgcgctgcctgagagggtggtggaggcagattcaatcatggctttcaaaagggagttggataagtacctgaaggaaaaaaaattgcagggctacggggaaagggcggtggaatgggactggctgaggtgctcctgcagagagctggcacgggctcgacgggccgaatggcctccttctgtgctgtgaccattctgtgattctaatgtGGGAATAGTGACTTCTCGGGATTAGCAGCTCCTTAGAACCAAGGTCACTGTGTTCATAGGGAAACGTGTCGGAATCATGAAATCAATCCTCAACACTAATAAAAACCCCAGAATTTCCATCTATTGAAGTGGAATTTGACGTTTTCATCCACAGGATAAACCAGAGGCCTCAGATACTGTCAATATGCCAACTAGGAAAATGCACCAGCAACAATGTGCAGTTATATAGTGCCCTCAACATAGAAagatgtcccaaggtgcatcacagaagCGTAACAGAAACGCAGACGGTTGGCCAAAGAACGAGAGATTAGAAGCGGTGATCAAGAACTTGGCCAAagagggttttaaggagggtcttgaaggaggtggaggtttagggagggtaatACTGTGTTTGGGGACAGAAAAAATGACCCCCACTAGTCGGGCAAAAGGAGGAGGGGACTGCACAAGGAGTCAGAGTCAGAGGCACAGAGAGTTCcgagggttgtagggatggagtagtttacagagatagggaggggcaaggtcatgggaggatgagaattttaaaaacagGCTTTTGATGGGGACTAGGAGCCAACTTGGTCAATGAGGTCGGGTGGGTTGGATGAGCAGGACGTGGGTGACaacaggatacaggcagcagagctttggatgaactgaagtctaCAGAAGGTGGAAATGGGAGGTTGCCCAGGAAAGCGGTGGAGTAATCGAGTCtgggggtaacaaaggcatgagtgagggtttcagcatcagatgGGCAGAGGTTTGGCTCGGTGCGCAAGGAGGAGGAAAACAGCAGAGACAGCTGAACGAAGGGTCTCTGTCTTGATGACAAAGACATCCATGAGTTCCTGGCATTTGTTAGTGATGAGGGGGCAAGGTAGGTGAGGGGGGCAGGGTAGAGAGGTTGCAGGAGGTGGCTGGAGACAGAGAAAAGGAGCCTCGAATTATCTTTGCCATGTCATCTTGCattccacctgacagggcagacggTTCAAAGTCTCATCTAAAggacagcactccctcactactgcattcacctgtcagcttagattatgttccAGGCTCTCGTTTGGGGCTCCACAACCTTCGGACTGAGagcaagagtgctgccactgatCCAAAGCTtatatggatggagggatggagggagagagggagggatgggtggatggagagatggagagatagataaATGGTGGGGATCCCTACAAACTAGGTTAACACAGTTTTCCAGGCTGTGGAAAGCAAAAATTAGCACAGATTCCTACTTCTGCTTTCCAGTGACCTCTCTCAAAGCCTGTGGGTGTGCAATTGCCTTGTGAGGGAAGGACTGGATTTGGCTGTGAACGCCAATACTCGCTGTCTGGCTCAAAAGTGAAGAATTGGTGATTTGAGTAAGGTAGCAGAGGGACGCTGATGCCTGTGAAAGTGTACCTCAGAAAGAGTCAGCTccctcaggagaggagagggaaagagaaggaAGCTGGAAAGACGAAATTCCCAAGTGTTAATATTCTCGGCTGGTCACCATTGTCGAGGGAAAAATTCAGGTAGAATGGGCAGTAATTCACCCACCTGTAGACAACCACCATTCAAATGTAATTGTGTTCTGTCTGACAGGGCCGGAAGAGTTGCCAGACCACAGACACAATCCCTCAGACAATCCCTCGGAGGAGATCATGAGGACCAAGACCCCAATTTATCGCACCATTGCTGTGCGCAACAGGCATGAGCGGATATTGCAAGAGGAAGAGTTTCTGTCCAAAGAGCATCAGAGCCAAAGCATTGCTTCTTACAAAGGTATGGTCACTGTACAGACCCGCTTACAGTAAACTGTAAGCCTTTCTCCTGtggttcagccgtggctcagtttaaATCAGCAGCATTGAGATAGGAAAGTGAAGGGAGAAGAGAAAAATATGAACTATTTGATGCATTCTTCTCTCTCTCAGGGAAGCAGACATTGGCACAAGTGCTTCAGCAGCTGGGGGCTCAGCGGCCCTTACGAAGCTCGTACAGCGAGCTCCCAGGGTCACACTCCTTCGATCCGGCAGCAGAACTTTCTTGCAACCAGTACGGAGGGCAGGCGAGGGAGGACTCCACGCCCAAGAGGAGAAGTCAGTTTTACAAAGGTACGTTCACATGGCAGAGTTTCAATGAAACTTGAAGCATTCGGCCAACCAGTgcgggaaaaaaaagaaaaaacttgcaccttcacgacctcaggacgtctcaaagcactttatcagccaatgaaatacttttggagtgtagtcactgttgtaatgtgggaaacgtggcagccaatctgcacacagcaagatcccacaaacagcaatgtgatactggagtttagaagaatgagaggtgatcttattgaaacgtataagattctgagggggtttgacagggtagatgcagagaggatgtttccccctatgggggaatctagaactaggggacatagtttcagaataaggggtcgcccatttaagacagaggaggaggaatttctcctctcagagggccgtgaatctttggaaatctctgcccgagggagctgtggaggctgggtttttgaatatatttaaggcagagatagacagatttttgaacgataagggagtcaagggttatgggcagcgggcagggatgtggagttgaggccaagatcagatcagccaggatcttattgaatggcggagcaggctcgaggggccaaatggctgactcctgctcctatttcttatgttcttatgttataatctGGAACTCTATCCCCAAATGTCTGTGGGTGCCGGGCGTTAGttgatatggatcaaaggtgggtagatggagttggaAGTGCAGATCCAGCCATGGATCTAATTAAATGGCCgaccaggctcaaagggctgaatggctgcctcctgttcttcAGACAGACAGCAGCTAGAGTAAAAGTGCCGGGGCTGGGGGTGTTGTAATTAATTCTGGGCTCTGTACTCATTAAGTCTAAATATGACGTCTCCTTGACGATTCCATTGAGTGCTGGTACTGCTTGCTGCAGTGAAATGCCACACAGTTCAGAACGTCCCAGGCTCGCTTCACAGTTTGTGTGGCGTGAGAGGAATTTTCTAGATTTAGGGTTTTTCCGCCTTTCCTAATTACtgttattttaatttattcacagGATGTGAATTTATTTCCCATCTCTAATTGCTCTCGAGAACTGAGTGTCTcctgggccatttcaaagggcagttaagagtcaaccacgttgctgtgggtctggagtcacatatcggtcagaccgggtaagggcggcagatttccttccccaaagggcattagtgaaccagttgggtttttacgacaatccgggggtttcatggtcaccattactgatactagctttttattccagattcataaattaacggaatttaaattccccagctgccgtggtgggatttgaactcatgtctcgggatcattagtccaggtctctggattactagcccagtaacataaccacaatgctaccgttcCCACATAATGAGGTGCGGAGTGACCTGCATGGAGCATCACAACTGTATAGGACAGGCTagatggtcttttcctgtccgacaCTTTCGTATGTATGTTCGTATGGTAACTTCCTTAAAATGAATGGGTTACCATCAGATTTAATACAATGCAGTCACCTTGGGCAAGGCCACACAAGGCATCCAACGCACATGGAACCTGCAGCACATCACGAGGCAGAATCTCTCTGACGGTTTTAACTGTATGTATTTTCCATTCTGTTTTAACACTTAGGTGAGAACAGTTACAAAGGAGGCTTGCAGTCTGCCAAAAAGAGCACCACTACAGTCAAGGTCCAAGAGGAATCCCTTAAAAAGTTGGAGCAAACGGCAACGTGCATTCTTCGCAATGTGTATTTTGCAGCCAAAGAGATGATCCCCAACTCCTCAACAGGAGCTCTGCACGAGCTGTGCTTGATTCAGGGTCTCACTGACCTGGCTGGGCTGCAGTCGGACAAGCTCGTCTCCTACCAGGACGACCAGTCGATCGAGGATTTCCAGCAGGCCATCGCTGAAGTGATGGACGAAGGAATCCTGAAAAGGGCGCGGTCCAGTAACTGCTTCAGCATCCTGGTCGATGAGTCCGAAGACTGCTTCACCGAGCCATGTCTGTTCCTGTACCTGCGAATCATCGAGCACGTTGCGGGAGGTTACGAGCCCAAAACTTACTTCTTGGCGGTCAAAAGACTGCGGGCGGAGGTCACGGCGGAGAAGATCGCGGCAGAGTTAGCCGACGTGCTCAAGGAGAAGGATCTAGACATGAAACAGATGTGCGGGTTTGCGATTGACGGGGCTGCGGTCACAGCTGAATGCAAGAACGGTGTGGTGACTCAGTTAAAGGCACAGGCACCCGGTCTCTTATCTATTCACTGCATTGCTCATCGACTAGCCCTCAGCAGCATGTCCGCGGCCGACACCGTCCCTTACCTGGTGAAGTACCAGCAAATCCTCGATTCTGTTTATAAATACTTTGTTGACTTGCCGAAGAACAGGGAGGGGCTCGAGGCCATGCAGAAAAtactcagggacacacacaaacagagcaGCCCGTTCAAGGATATCTTTCCATCTAGGTGGCTTACAGTTAGAGCGTCGGTTGAAGCAGTGATCCGCAATTTTGGCAATCTGGTCTCGGTGCTCCAGGACAGTCGTTCGGCCAGAGGTGCCGGACTAGCAAAGACTATGTGCACCTACAAGTTTTTGCATTGCAGTCATTTCCTGGCTGACATTCTCCACCAGCTCTACATTCTGTGCAAAAGTTACCAGACCTCCAATGTGGATTTCTCAATCGTGCACCCACTCTTGAAGTCGACAGTCACGACGATTAACAAGTTGAGCGCTGAAAGGGCCGGCGAGATGCTCAAGAACCTCCTGGCCGCACTGCCGCCCAACATGTGGGACGAGGGCCTTGCCGACTGCTCCT is a genomic window of Pristiophorus japonicus isolate sPriJap1 chromosome 21, sPriJap1.hap1, whole genome shotgun sequence containing:
- the LOC139233997 gene encoding zinc finger protein 862-like; translated protein: MVFSCPTLSYVCSYGENSYKGGLQSAKKSTTTVKVQEESLKKLEQTATCILRNVYFAAKEMIPNSSTGALHELCLIQGLTDLAGLQSDKLVSYQDDQSIEDFQQAIAEVMDEGILKRARSSNCFSILVDESEDCFTEPCLFLYLRIIEHVAGGYEPKTYFLAVKRLRAEVTAEKIAAELADVLKEKDLDMKQMCGFAIDGAAVTAECKNGVVTQLKAQAPGLLSIHCIAHRLALSSMSAADTVPYLVKYQQILDSVYKYFVDLPKNREGLEAMQKILRDTHKQSSPFKDIFPSRWLTVRASVEAVIRNFGNLVSVLQDSRSARGAGLAKTMCTYKFLHCSHFLADILHQLYILCKSYQTSNVDFSIVHPLLKSTVTTINKLSAERAGEMLKNLLAALPPNMWDEGLADCSFTFQNHRIKGGRRQRTEAESTCRIFLENLTRDLKARFSEAKDAATMTAMTAIFDPAHAPDSKSRHIQTVTDYLSALSDEGDKDDFEMSCKQELVSFMNFVESRPGVHALTSAKDVCELALKQKLMFPVVSSLAERYLVLPIPTADLDGPFGRQHSLRTKLGNSLTSRSLENLIKISIHGPPIKEFNFVAAYSKWASIKANGAHQQKS